From one Acidobacteriota bacterium genomic stretch:
- a CDS encoding RidA family protein, producing MNKLYSLILKRGLILAGAVTLCASTSAFAQNKAIDFKPGNPFSDAVVAGNTLYVAGQQGPGANGKVAGLDITAQTTNTIAAIKKVVEKAGFKMSDIVSATVYITDLNDVPAMNKVYIKEMPDPKPARATVKVAGLIGDAKIEISVIAVKH from the coding sequence ATGAACAAACTCTACTCGCTCATCCTGAAGCGCGGCCTGATCCTCGCCGGCGCCGTCACCCTTTGCGCCTCGACCAGCGCCTTCGCCCAGAACAAGGCCATCGACTTCAAGCCCGGCAACCCCTTCAGCGACGCCGTCGTCGCGGGCAACACCCTCTATGTCGCCGGACAGCAGGGCCCCGGCGCCAACGGCAAGGTCGCAGGCCTCGACATCACCGCGCAGACCACCAATACCATCGCCGCCATCAAGAAAGTCGTCGAGAAGGCCGGCTTCAAGATGAGTGACATCGTCTCCGCGACCGTCTACATCACCGACCTCAACGACGTCCCCGCGATGAACAAGGTCTACATCAAGGAGATGCCCGACCCCAAGCCCGCCCGCGCCACCGTCAAGGTCGCCGGCCTCATCGGCGACGCCAAGATCGAGATCTCCGTCATCGCCGTCAAGCACTAA
- a CDS encoding rhodanese-related sulfurtransferase — MTYTIAAFYRFTAVSDPATLAEKLRSAFRDTDLSGTTLIAPEGVNGTMAASAETIERLLDLLTQETGLDRAEVKFSSSTERPFGRLKFRVKREIITFRDAAVDPTRPGQYVEPEQWNALIADPDVLLLDTRNHYETGIGTFDGATVPNTDKFSDFVAYVRDNLDRDKHRKVAMFCTGGIRCEKASAFMLQEGFDEVYHLKGGILKYLEQVPEPESKWQGQCYIFDRRTSVGHEDF; from the coding sequence GTGACCTACACCATCGCAGCCTTCTACCGCTTCACCGCCGTATCCGACCCCGCCACACTCGCGGAGAAGCTGCGCTCCGCCTTTCGTGACACCGACCTCTCGGGCACCACCCTCATCGCCCCCGAGGGCGTCAACGGCACCATGGCCGCCTCCGCCGAAACCATCGAGCGTCTCCTCGATCTCCTCACCCAGGAGACCGGCCTCGACCGCGCCGAGGTCAAGTTCTCCTCCTCCACCGAGCGCCCCTTCGGCCGCCTCAAGTTCCGCGTCAAGCGCGAGATCATCACCTTCCGCGACGCCGCCGTCGATCCCACGCGCCCCGGCCAGTACGTTGAACCCGAGCAGTGGAACGCGCTCATCGCCGACCCCGATGTGCTCCTGCTCGACACCCGCAACCACTACGAGACCGGGATCGGCACCTTCGACGGAGCCACCGTCCCCAACACCGATAAGTTCTCCGACTTCGTCGCCTACGTCCGCGACAATCTCGACCGCGACAAGCACCGCAAGGTCGCCATGTTCTGCACCGGAGGCATCCGCTGCGAAAAAGCCTCCGCCTTCATGCTCCAGGAGGGCTTCGACGAGGTCTACCACCTCAAGGGCGGCATCCTCAAATACCTCGAGCAGGTCCCCGAACCCGAAAGCAAGTGGCAAGGCCAGTGCTACATCTTCGACCGCCGAACCTCAGTAGGCCACGAAGACTTCTAG
- a CDS encoding helix-turn-helix transcriptional regulator: MKNRLKVLRAERNWTQAELANALDVSRQTINAIETGKFDPSLPLAFRAARLFGLRIEEIFHDEVPRRLASEIE, from the coding sequence ATGAAGAACCGGCTCAAAGTGCTGCGCGCCGAGCGCAACTGGACGCAGGCCGAGTTGGCCAACGCCCTCGATGTCTCCCGGCAGACGATCAACGCCATCGAGACCGGCAAGTTCGACCCCAGCCTTCCGCTCGCCTTCCGCGCCGCCCGTCTCTTCGGTCTGCGTATCGAAGAGATCTTTCACGACGAAGTGCCCAGACGCCTTGCATCGGAGATCGAATAG